From the genome of Cognaticolwellia beringensis, one region includes:
- a CDS encoding CBS domain-containing protein, producing the protein MKISQMMQRKLITLDMDDTLANAKKLFEQHNMHHILINNKSTLAGVITDRDLWQNLSPTVGTRNETPQDSFILNKKVHLIMARDLITATEEVSLTDAILLFHDHKISCLPVVNENQQAVGIITWRDIIKVIAVQYRRKTNDNLTTHSDSQKVINTDNHDDIDNK; encoded by the coding sequence ATGAAAATTAGTCAAATGATGCAGCGTAAATTAATAACCTTAGATATGGATGATACTTTAGCGAATGCTAAAAAGCTGTTTGAACAGCATAATATGCATCACATATTAATCAATAATAAGTCGACGTTAGCAGGGGTTATTACCGACCGTGATTTATGGCAAAACTTAAGCCCCACAGTGGGTACTCGAAATGAAACGCCACAAGATAGTTTTATACTGAATAAAAAAGTGCATTTGATCATGGCTCGGGATCTGATCACCGCAACAGAAGAAGTAAGCTTAACTGATGCGATACTGCTATTTCATGACCATAAAATATCTTGCCTTCCTGTCGTTAATGAAAATCAACAAGCTGTTGGTATTATTACTTGGCGCGATATCATCAAGGTCATAGCGGTGCAATATCGCCGAAAAACTAATGACAACTTAACAACGCATAGCGACAGCCAAAAAGTTATCAATACTGACAACCATGATGATATCGACAACAAGTAA
- the phoU gene encoding phosphate signaling complex protein PhoU encodes MDNLNIGRHISGQFNEDLERIINHVMHMGGLVEKQLTDALTSVCDADEELAKKVLSNDYLINNAEVSIDDECTRIIAKRQPAAGDLRLVMAIVKTITDLERIGDEAGKIANVTLESLSGKHKDLLSNLDNLGRHVLTFLQATLDAFTRMDSDAAVIVHKSDDKIDREYEALMRQLMTYMMEDPRSIPQIMSVIWSARALERIGDRCQNICEYIIYFVKGKSVRHTTPEDF; translated from the coding sequence GTGGATAATTTAAATATTGGTCGTCATATTTCTGGCCAGTTTAACGAAGACTTAGAACGGATCATTAATCATGTGATGCATATGGGCGGCTTAGTTGAAAAACAGTTAACTGACGCACTAACATCGGTTTGTGATGCTGATGAAGAGTTAGCAAAAAAAGTGCTCAGTAACGACTATCTCATTAATAATGCAGAAGTAAGTATTGATGATGAATGTACGCGCATTATTGCTAAGCGTCAGCCAGCTGCGGGCGATTTACGTTTAGTAATGGCGATTGTAAAAACGATAACAGATCTAGAGCGCATTGGTGATGAAGCGGGTAAAATAGCTAATGTGACCTTAGAAAGTTTATCAGGTAAGCACAAAGACCTGTTATCCAACTTAGATAACTTGGGTCGTCACGTGTTAACTTTTTTACAAGCGACTTTAGATGCATTTACCCGCATGGATTCTGATGCGGCGGTGATAGTACATAAAAGTGATGATAAAATTGATCGAGAATATGAAGCGCTTATGCGTCAACTAATGACTTATATGATGGAAGATCCACGTTCTATTCCACAAATAATGAGTGTTATATGGTCAGCACGCGCATTAGAGCGAATTGGGGATCGTTGTCAAAATATTTGTGAATATATTATTTACTTTGTTAAAGGTAAATCTGTTCGCCACACCACACCTGAAGATTTTTAA
- the pstA gene encoding phosphate ABC transporter permease PstA has protein sequence MNNWFKSGSPWVWLSAGGVSISLISVLGLLWLIASRGLSYFWPADIYQFDMTDEQGKNLTVIGEIYDRESIPTSQLVHLNLDIDKSKETIERLLIKTGNRELVSLDFRWILVPQINKTSLPEELVVIERRTNGNFYGYIEEIILDGNAVGQDKMAELIKRVSNFQAEMEALQKSDIGAINYQIERTRLKERKHILDDTLTTELQQVFRDKVAGLKAEYQVLEKQLMALRENISRDQIVMRAMDGQKVTINFEDVLHVTFNNKLSVFDKLQLFFSQIAAFVSDDPREANTEGGVFPAIFGTVLMVLLMTVIVSPLGVVAAIYLHEYAGNNALTKLLRIAVINLAGVPSIVYGVFGLGFFVYMVGGSLDQLFYAETLPSPTFGTPGVMWSALTLAILTLPVVIVSTEEGLSRIPSAMRHGSLALGATKAETLWRIILPIASPAIMTGIILAIARAAGEVAPLMLVGVVKMAPNLPLDGNFPFLHLDRKFMHLGFHIYDVGFQSPNVEAARPLVYATALLLVTIIVALNMTAVSIRNRLREKYRMLEH, from the coding sequence ATGAATAATTGGTTTAAGTCTGGCTCGCCTTGGGTGTGGTTGTCAGCAGGCGGTGTCAGTATCAGTCTGATATCGGTTTTAGGTCTACTGTGGTTAATTGCCTCACGTGGTTTGAGTTATTTTTGGCCAGCAGATATTTATCAGTTCGATATGACTGATGAACAAGGGAAAAACTTAACGGTTATCGGTGAAATTTACGATAGAGAAAGTATACCAACATCACAGTTGGTCCATCTAAATCTCGATATTGATAAGTCAAAGGAGACAATAGAACGTCTATTAATTAAAACCGGTAACCGCGAATTAGTCAGTTTAGACTTTCGTTGGATTTTAGTACCACAAATTAATAAAACCTCATTACCTGAAGAACTTGTGGTGATTGAACGCCGCACCAATGGTAATTTCTATGGTTATATCGAAGAAATAATCCTCGATGGTAATGCTGTTGGTCAAGATAAAATGGCTGAACTGATCAAGCGAGTAAGTAACTTTCAAGCTGAAATGGAAGCATTACAAAAGTCTGATATTGGCGCTATAAATTATCAAATTGAACGCACACGATTAAAAGAGCGCAAGCATATACTTGATGACACGCTTACTACTGAGTTACAACAAGTATTTAGAGATAAAGTAGCGGGTTTAAAGGCTGAATATCAAGTGCTTGAAAAACAGCTAATGGCTTTACGTGAGAACATATCTCGTGACCAAATAGTTATGCGCGCTATGGATGGACAGAAGGTTACTATCAATTTTGAAGATGTACTACACGTTACTTTTAATAATAAACTTAGTGTGTTTGACAAACTACAATTGTTTTTCAGCCAAATAGCAGCCTTTGTAAGTGATGACCCGCGTGAAGCAAACACCGAAGGCGGCGTATTTCCGGCGATATTCGGGACGGTACTCATGGTGTTGTTGATGACGGTTATTGTTTCGCCACTGGGTGTAGTTGCTGCTATTTATTTACATGAATATGCAGGGAATAATGCCCTGACAAAACTATTACGTATCGCAGTAATTAACCTTGCTGGTGTGCCATCTATTGTTTATGGCGTCTTTGGTTTAGGATTCTTTGTTTACATGGTAGGCGGTAGCTTAGATCAATTATTCTATGCTGAAACCTTGCCGAGCCCAACGTTTGGTACACCAGGGGTAATGTGGTCAGCCCTTACCTTGGCTATTTTAACTTTGCCTGTGGTTATCGTGTCTACAGAAGAAGGGTTATCGCGTATCCCTTCTGCTATGCGACATGGAAGCTTGGCGTTAGGTGCCACTAAAGCTGAAACGTTATGGCGTATTATTCTCCCCATTGCCAGTCCGGCAATTATGACCGGCATAATTTTAGCCATAGCACGTGCAGCGGGTGAAGTTGCGCCATTGATGTTAGTTGGTGTGGTGAAAATGGCACCGAATTTACCCCTTGATGGTAACTTCCCGTTTTTGCATTTAGACCGTAAATTTATGCACTTAGGCTTTCATATCTACGATGTAGGCTTTCAAAGCCCGAATGTTGAAGCGGCAAGACCTTTGGTTTACGCCACGGCTTTATTATTAGTGACTATTATTGTTGCTTTGAATATGACGGCAGTATCGATTCGTAATCGTCTACGAGAAAAGTATCGTATGTTAGAGCATTAA
- the pstB gene encoding phosphate ABC transporter ATP-binding protein PstB, producing the protein MISVTPKNLSDPLSQQRVKLDLNNLSPEQVALEIKNLDLYYGDKQALQNISMSIPKGQVTAFIGPSGCGKSTLLRCINRMNDLVDICKITGQINLNGENIYDRHTDVAALRRKVGMVFQRPNPFPKSIYENVVYGLRITGENNRRVLDEAAENALRSAALWNEVKDRLHESALGLSGGQQQRLVIARAIAIQPEVLLLDEPTSALDPISTLTIEELINDLKKQFTVVIVTHNMQQAARVSDQTAFMYMGDLIEYSDTNTLFTTPMKKKTEDYITGRYG; encoded by the coding sequence ATGATTTCTGTTACGCCAAAAAATTTATCAGATCCACTTTCACAACAGAGAGTTAAACTCGATCTTAATAACCTTTCGCCAGAGCAAGTAGCATTAGAAATTAAGAACCTAGATTTATACTATGGTGACAAGCAGGCATTGCAAAACATCTCAATGTCGATCCCTAAAGGTCAAGTCACAGCGTTTATCGGGCCAAGTGGTTGTGGTAAATCGACACTGTTACGTTGTATTAACCGGATGAATGATCTGGTTGATATTTGTAAAATTACCGGACAGATAAACCTGAATGGCGAAAATATTTATGACCGCCATACCGATGTAGCAGCATTGCGTCGTAAAGTGGGTATGGTGTTTCAACGTCCTAATCCATTTCCTAAATCTATCTATGAAAATGTTGTCTATGGTTTACGTATTACCGGTGAAAATAATCGCCGGGTATTAGACGAAGCAGCAGAAAATGCACTGCGCAGTGCTGCGTTGTGGAATGAAGTAAAAGATAGGTTACATGAAAGTGCTTTAGGGCTTTCTGGTGGTCAGCAGCAGCGTTTAGTGATTGCCCGTGCAATAGCTATTCAGCCTGAGGTGTTACTGCTTGATGAACCAACATCGGCACTAGATCCTATTTCAACATTAACCATTGAAGAGTTAATCAATGATTTAAAGAAACAATTTACTGTGGTTATTGTTACCCATAACATGCAACAAGCGGCACGTGTTTCAGACCAAACGGCCTTTATGTATATGGGCGACCTTATTGAGTATAGTGACACTAATACCTTGTTCACCACACCAATGAAGAAGAAAACAGAAGATTACATTACTGGCCGTTACGGTTAA
- a CDS encoding inorganic phosphate transporter, whose protein sequence is MEIILSHGSTLVMIAAAVGFFMAWGIGANDVANAMGTSVGSKALTIKQAIIIAMIFEFAGAYLAGGEVTSTIRKGIIDPAQFIDIPELLVFGMISALLAAATWLLVASVLGWPVSTTHSIVGAIIGFAAIGVSPDTVAWGKVGGIVGSWVITPLISGVIAFIIFNSAQKLIFDTDKPLEQAKRYVPFYMFLAGFVLSLVTIKKGLKHIGLENINLGFYNFEIAGAGGYYLAIFVAVIVAIIGKYFVTRLKFDEKADKTTHYANVEKVFAVLMVVTACCMAFAHGSNDVANAIGPLAAVVSIVDNGGEIAKKATLVWWILPLGGLGIVAGLALFGHRVIATIGKGITHLTPSRGFAAELAAACTVVIASGAGLPISTTQTLVGAVLGVGMARGIAAINLGVVRNIVISWVITLPIGAGLSIIFFWIMKAIFS, encoded by the coding sequence ATGGAAATAATACTATCTCATGGCTCAACGTTAGTCATGATCGCCGCTGCTGTTGGTTTTTTTATGGCATGGGGCATAGGTGCAAACGATGTTGCTAATGCAATGGGAACTTCAGTTGGTTCAAAAGCATTAACAATTAAGCAAGCCATAATCATTGCAATGATTTTTGAATTTGCTGGCGCATATTTAGCGGGTGGTGAGGTTACATCAACCATACGTAAGGGCATTATTGACCCAGCGCAGTTTATTGATATTCCTGAGCTATTAGTCTTTGGTATGATCTCTGCGCTACTGGCAGCCGCTACATGGTTATTAGTGGCGTCTGTCTTAGGCTGGCCCGTATCAACAACGCATTCAATCGTTGGTGCTATTATTGGCTTTGCTGCCATTGGCGTAAGCCCTGATACTGTTGCTTGGGGTAAAGTCGGCGGGATTGTAGGTAGTTGGGTTATCACACCGTTAATTTCAGGTGTTATTGCTTTTATTATATTTAATAGCGCACAAAAGCTTATTTTTGATACCGATAAGCCATTAGAACAAGCTAAACGTTATGTCCCTTTTTACATGTTTTTAGCGGGCTTTGTATTGTCGTTAGTTACGATTAAAAAAGGCTTGAAGCATATTGGTTTAGAGAATATCAATTTAGGTTTCTATAACTTTGAAATTGCTGGTGCTGGTGGTTACTACCTCGCAATTTTTGTTGCGGTTATTGTTGCAATTATAGGTAAGTATTTTGTTACTCGCCTTAAGTTCGATGAAAAAGCCGATAAAACTACGCATTATGCTAATGTTGAAAAAGTATTTGCTGTTTTAATGGTAGTAACGGCTTGTTGTATGGCATTTGCCCACGGTTCAAATGACGTTGCCAATGCTATTGGGCCATTAGCGGCTGTTGTGAGTATTGTTGATAACGGCGGTGAAATTGCGAAGAAAGCTACGCTAGTTTGGTGGATATTACCACTAGGCGGTTTAGGTATTGTTGCAGGTCTTGCGTTGTTTGGTCATCGTGTTATTGCCACTATTGGTAAAGGCATTACGCACTTAACACCCAGTCGTGGTTTCGCGGCTGAGTTAGCAGCAGCATGTACCGTTGTTATTGCTTCAGGCGCTGGCTTACCTATTTCTACCACTCAAACCTTAGTAGGTGCTGTGTTAGGTGTAGGAATGGCGCGTGGTATTGCAGCAATTAATTTAGGTGTAGTACGTAATATTGTTATCTCTTGGGTGATTACATTACCAATAGGTGCAGGTCTTTCAATTATCTTCTTCTGGATAATGAAAGCGATATTTAGTTAA
- a CDS encoding sensor domain-containing diguanylate cyclase yields the protein MTNKINNTESLLQQISVMSSVLDNIGSYVFSKDLAGNYTYVNANVEALFQRPAKYIIGKNDSHFFDLDILDELLENDRKVINEKVSLTSEETNVIKSTGKILTYKVIKNPIFNDIGEVIGLSGISTDITAQKALETDNLNQKHLLDVVLNNVDAYIYMKDAERRYRYVNSRVAELIGLPAEEIIGKFDHDVVPPKYAEHFWKSDKIVFEKNEKMVMNETLEDADKKVHHYLSTKVPFQLNGDLQTMVAFSTDVTELYQLKEKFEQLANTDELTAIYNRRYFFENANREFKRAKRHQQPMAVISLDVDHFKAVNDQYGHPIGDQVLIKIAQLIAPTIRAEDIFARIGGEEFSILLPNISQSKSLQAAERLRELLDTNPILINNNIKLPIKISLGVSVIKASDSCFQDLYSRSDSALYKAKSHGRNHVYLMD from the coding sequence ATGACAAATAAAATTAATAATACAGAGTCGTTATTGCAACAAATATCAGTAATGTCTAGTGTACTCGATAACATCGGCTCATATGTTTTTAGTAAAGATTTAGCGGGTAACTATACTTATGTTAATGCCAACGTTGAAGCCTTGTTTCAACGGCCTGCGAAATATATTATAGGTAAAAACGACAGCCATTTTTTTGATTTAGATATACTGGATGAATTATTAGAAAACGATCGTAAGGTTATCAATGAAAAGGTTTCACTAACAAGTGAAGAAACTAATGTCATTAAATCTACGGGGAAAATCCTCACCTATAAAGTTATTAAAAACCCTATATTCAACGATATTGGCGAAGTTATTGGCCTTTCTGGAATATCAACCGATATTACTGCGCAAAAAGCACTAGAAACAGATAATCTGAATCAAAAGCATTTACTCGACGTCGTTTTAAATAATGTTGATGCCTACATTTATATGAAAGATGCCGAGCGCCGCTATCGCTATGTTAATAGCCGTGTTGCAGAGCTTATTGGTCTTCCTGCAGAAGAAATTATTGGCAAATTCGATCACGACGTGGTTCCACCAAAATATGCCGAACACTTTTGGAAAAGTGACAAAATCGTTTTTGAAAAAAATGAAAAAATGGTAATGAATGAAACATTGGAAGATGCCGACAAAAAGGTTCATCATTATCTCAGCACAAAAGTGCCTTTTCAATTGAATGGCGATTTACAAACGATGGTCGCCTTTTCTACTGATGTAACTGAGCTATATCAACTAAAAGAAAAATTTGAACAACTTGCTAATACAGATGAACTCACCGCTATTTATAATCGTCGTTATTTTTTTGAAAATGCCAATCGTGAATTCAAACGAGCGAAAAGGCACCAACAGCCAATGGCTGTTATCTCTTTAGATGTAGACCATTTCAAGGCTGTTAATGATCAATATGGTCACCCTATTGGTGATCAAGTGTTAATAAAAATTGCACAATTAATTGCGCCAACGATAAGAGCCGAAGATATTTTTGCCCGTATTGGCGGGGAAGAGTTTTCAATATTACTACCAAACATCTCTCAGTCTAAAAGCCTTCAAGCGGCGGAAAGATTACGTGAATTATTAGATACAAACCCAATATTAATTAACAACAATATTAAATTACCCATAAAAATAAGTCTTGGCGTATCAGTAATAAAAGCCAGCGACAGTTGTTTTCAAGATCTCTATTCCCGCTCTGACAGTGCTTTATATAAAGCTAAATCACATGGTAGAAATCATGTATATCTGATGGATTAA
- a CDS encoding TIGR00153 family protein yields MARNSIIGIFAKSPIKPLEKHIRIVHKCCSQLVPFFAAVTEEDWSAAGKMRTKISKLERDADDLKRQIRLELPGGLFMPVDRADLLELLSQQDKIANRAKDIAGRIFGRKLTIPTELQEQFIAYVARSIDAAEKAADAINELDDLLETGFRGREVELVTKMISQLDEIEDETDGMQVKLRKDLLNIEKDLNCVDVMFLYQIIDWIGDLADLAERVGARLEILLARK; encoded by the coding sequence ATGGCCAGAAACTCAATCATTGGCATATTTGCAAAGTCGCCAATTAAACCTTTAGAAAAACACATTCGAATAGTACATAAATGTTGTAGTCAACTTGTACCTTTCTTCGCAGCAGTTACTGAAGAAGATTGGAGTGCCGCAGGAAAAATGCGTACTAAAATCTCTAAATTAGAACGTGATGCTGATGACCTAAAACGTCAAATTCGTTTAGAACTTCCGGGTGGTTTATTTATGCCGGTTGATCGCGCTGATTTATTAGAGTTATTATCTCAACAAGACAAAATTGCCAATCGCGCAAAAGATATTGCAGGTCGTATCTTTGGCCGCAAATTAACAATTCCCACCGAACTGCAAGAACAGTTCATCGCTTATGTAGCACGAAGTATCGATGCTGCTGAAAAAGCCGCCGATGCAATTAATGAATTGGATGACTTACTAGAAACTGGATTTCGTGGTCGTGAAGTTGAATTGGTTACTAAAATGATCAGTCAACTTGACGAAATTGAAGATGAAACTGATGGTATGCAAGTTAAACTACGTAAAGATCTATTAAATATTGAAAAAGACTTAAATTGCGTAGATGTAATGTTTTTATATCAGATCATCGATTGGATTGGCGACTTAGCTGATCTTGCCGAGCGTGTTGGTGCACGTTTAGAAATTCTTTTAGCTAGAAAATAA
- a CDS encoding ABC transporter permease subunit, producing the protein MYLLYVIKPIFESAKVEHIAQFVIDEEYKVLATGVDELKEVAYSITEQGNINFYQLVDGGGYKAGDKILSKQLTADGETIKQLVNIGQDQKLLLDSAGNVQLVVPSFSANFDSGERVIIPSLRYPLGKGYLPLDESNVALTKLSFAMNDEKAIFVGFTDDNRLIKTTLLAEDDFSYDIAYDAQYEEIDYAAKQINDILVSPDLAMVFVRQGDQVAVFSLDDDEVELKATIIPQLAQNKSTPNHITAMALLSGGSSILLGDDKGSVSQWFEVATEQGREFKEIRRFNVSDHEPVVAIYTEQYRKSFYTETPSGEMGMFYTTSEADLWRGKLHQGNAQAFAIAPRADGLVMFSNNELTLFSVENEHPEVTWQALWEEVWYEGYPEPEFIWQSTSGSDDFEAKFSLVPISFGTIKAASYAMMFAVPIALTAAIYTAYFMTPGMRRKVKPTIEMMEALPTVILGFLAGLWLAPIIEIYLPAICLLLIFIPSSVFITAFAWHKLPREYKTLIPETWAPIILIPAILVAAYAAFALSPVLELHLFGGDVRQFITNDLGIDFDQRNALVVGIAMGFAVIPTIFSMAEDAIFSVPKHLTSGSLALGATQWQTLIKVVLLTASPGIFSAVMMGLGRAVGETMIVLMATGNTPILDWSIFQGMRTLAANIAVEMPESEVGSSHYRILFLAAFVLFVFTFVFNTLAEFIRQRLREKYSSM; encoded by the coding sequence ATGTATTTACTCTACGTGATAAAACCTATTTTTGAATCTGCAAAAGTTGAACATATCGCACAATTTGTGATTGACGAAGAATATAAGGTGTTAGCAACAGGGGTTGATGAATTAAAAGAAGTTGCTTATAGCATTACAGAGCAGGGCAATATTAACTTTTATCAATTAGTTGATGGCGGTGGTTATAAAGCTGGAGATAAAATACTTTCCAAGCAACTAACTGCTGACGGCGAAACTATTAAGCAGCTAGTTAATATCGGTCAAGACCAGAAACTACTGCTTGATAGTGCTGGTAACGTACAGCTTGTTGTCCCCAGCTTTTCTGCTAATTTTGACAGTGGTGAAAGAGTCATAATTCCAAGTCTTCGTTACCCATTAGGTAAAGGGTATTTACCACTCGATGAAAGTAACGTCGCACTAACCAAACTTTCGTTTGCTATGAATGATGAAAAGGCAATTTTCGTTGGTTTTACTGATGATAATCGCTTGATAAAAACAACCCTTCTAGCCGAAGACGATTTTAGTTATGACATTGCCTATGACGCGCAATATGAAGAAATTGACTACGCGGCGAAACAAATTAACGATATATTAGTTTCGCCCGATTTAGCCATGGTGTTTGTTCGCCAAGGAGATCAAGTCGCCGTGTTTTCATTAGATGACGATGAAGTAGAGCTAAAAGCGACCATTATTCCGCAACTTGCACAAAACAAATCAACACCAAATCATATTACCGCCATGGCGTTACTTTCTGGTGGTAGTTCGATTCTATTGGGTGACGACAAGGGCTCTGTAAGTCAGTGGTTTGAAGTGGCAACAGAGCAAGGGCGTGAGTTTAAAGAAATACGCCGTTTTAATGTCAGTGACCATGAACCTGTAGTCGCCATATATACTGAGCAATATCGTAAAAGCTTTTATACTGAAACACCATCGGGTGAAATGGGCATGTTTTATACCACCAGTGAAGCGGATTTATGGCGTGGTAAATTACATCAAGGTAATGCTCAAGCTTTTGCCATTGCGCCTCGTGCCGATGGTTTAGTGATGTTTTCTAACAATGAATTAACGCTTTTCTCTGTTGAAAACGAACATCCGGAAGTTACGTGGCAAGCACTTTGGGAAGAGGTTTGGTATGAAGGTTACCCTGAACCTGAGTTTATTTGGCAATCAACTTCAGGCTCTGATGATTTTGAAGCAAAATTCTCTTTAGTGCCGATTTCTTTCGGTACCATTAAAGCGGCATCTTACGCGATGATGTTTGCCGTACCTATTGCTTTAACGGCTGCAATATACACTGCTTATTTTATGACGCCAGGTATGCGCCGAAAAGTTAAGCCAACGATTGAAATGATGGAAGCGTTGCCCACCGTAATTTTAGGTTTCTTGGCTGGGCTTTGGCTGGCGCCAATTATTGAAATTTACTTACCTGCCATCTGTTTATTACTGATATTTATTCCGTCATCGGTATTTATTACCGCTTTTGCGTGGCATAAATTACCGCGAGAATACAAAACCCTTATTCCTGAAACATGGGCGCCAATTATTTTAATTCCCGCCATTTTAGTGGCAGCCTATGCGGCATTCGCGTTATCCCCAGTACTTGAATTACATTTGTTTGGCGGCGACGTTAGACAGTTTATTACCAATGATTTAGGTATTGATTTTGATCAACGAAATGCCTTAGTTGTTGGTATCGCGATGGGTTTTGCGGTTATTCCAACCATTTTCTCTATGGCAGAAGATGCAATCTTTAGTGTGCCTAAGCATTTAACCAGTGGTTCATTGGCCTTAGGCGCTACGCAATGGCAAACATTAATTAAAGTCGTATTACTGACCGCAAGTCCAGGCATATTCTCAGCCGTTATGATGGGGCTAGGGCGCGCCGTAGGAGAAACCATGATCGTGTTAATGGCCACCGGTAATACGCCAATTCTTGATTGGAGTATTTTCCAAGGCATGAGAACACTTGCAGCCAATATTGCGGTTGAAATGCCAGAGTCAGAAGTCGGTAGTTCTCATTATCGAATCTTGTTCTTGGCAGCATTTGTTTTATTTGTATTTACTTTTGTATTCAACACGCTTGCTGAGTTTATACGTCAGCGTTTACGTGAAAAATATAGCTCAATGTAA
- the ettA gene encoding energy-dependent translational throttle protein EttA, producing the protein MAQPLPDKFIMSMNRVSKVVPPKRTILKDISLSFFPGAKIGVLGLNGSGKSTLLRIMAGLDTEFEGEAKALAGTNIGYLPQEPILDEAKTVREIVEEAVSEVKDAMARLDQVYAEYAEPEADFDALAKEQGQLEDIINSQDGHNIDNVLERAADALRLPDWEQKIGVLSGGERRRVALCRLLLQKPDMLLLDEPTNHLDAESVAWLERFLHDYPGTVVAITHDRYFLDNVAGWILELDRGHGIPYEGNYSSWLEQKNARLEQESKSESALQKTIKQELEWVRSNPKARQSKSKARMARFEELNSQDHQKRNETNELYIPPGPRLGDKVLDVNNLTKSFGDRVLIDNLSFSVPKGAIVGIIGPNGAGKSTLFKIMSGAEKPDSGQVELGDTVKLASVDQFRDDMDNSKTVYQEISQGHEVLQIGTFEIPSRAYVSRFNFKGNDQQKIIGDLSGGERNRVHLAKLVQTGGNVLLLDEPTNDLDVETLRALEEALLEFPGCAMVISHDRWFLDRIATHILDYRDEGQINFYEGNYTDYEEWLKKTYGPAAAEPHRIKYKKIG; encoded by the coding sequence ATGGCACAACCATTACCAGATAAATTCATTATGTCGATGAACCGCGTTTCAAAAGTGGTTCCTCCTAAACGTACAATTTTAAAAGATATCTCTCTGTCCTTTTTCCCTGGTGCAAAAATTGGTGTGCTAGGTCTCAATGGCTCTGGTAAATCAACCTTACTACGTATTATGGCTGGTCTTGACACTGAGTTTGAAGGTGAAGCAAAAGCACTTGCTGGTACTAACATCGGTTACTTGCCACAGGAGCCAATTTTAGATGAAGCAAAAACCGTCCGTGAGATTGTTGAAGAGGCTGTTTCTGAAGTTAAAGATGCCATGGCACGCTTGGACCAAGTTTATGCAGAATACGCTGAACCTGAAGCCGATTTTGACGCCTTAGCAAAAGAACAAGGTCAATTAGAAGATATTATAAATAGCCAAGACGGACACAATATCGATAATGTATTAGAACGAGCAGCCGATGCTTTGCGCTTGCCTGATTGGGAACAAAAAATCGGTGTACTTAGTGGTGGTGAACGTCGTCGTGTAGCACTTTGTCGCTTGTTATTGCAAAAACCTGACATGTTGCTACTTGATGAACCAACCAACCATTTAGATGCTGAATCTGTAGCTTGGTTAGAGCGATTCTTACATGACTACCCCGGCACCGTTGTGGCGATTACCCATGATAGATATTTCTTAGACAATGTGGCTGGCTGGATTTTAGAGCTTGATAGAGGACATGGTATTCCTTATGAAGGCAACTATTCTTCTTGGTTAGAGCAAAAAAATGCTCGTCTTGAGCAAGAAAGTAAAAGTGAAAGTGCGCTACAAAAAACCATCAAGCAAGAACTTGAGTGGGTTCGTTCGAATCCTAAAGCACGTCAATCTAAAAGCAAAGCCCGCATGGCACGCTTTGAAGAGCTTAATAGTCAAGATCATCAAAAGCGTAACGAAACAAATGAGTTGTACATCCCACCTGGACCTCGTCTAGGCGATAAAGTATTAGATGTGAATAACTTAACAAAATCTTTTGGCGATAGAGTACTCATTGACAACTTAAGCTTTAGCGTTCCTAAAGGTGCTATCGTTGGTATTATCGGGCCAAACGGTGCAGGTAAATCAACCTTATTCAAAATAATGTCAGGTGCTGAAAAGCCAGACTCTGGTCAGGTAGAATTGGGTGATACCGTCAAGCTTGCCAGTGTTGATCAGTTCCGTGATGACATGGATAACAGCAAAACGGTATATCAAGAAATATCTCAAGGCCATGAAGTATTGCAAATTGGTACTTTTGAAATTCCAAGTCGTGCTTACGTTAGCCGTTTTAACTTTAAAGGTAATGATCAACAAAAAATTATTGGTGACTTATCTGGTGGTGAGCGTAACCGTGTTCATTTAGCCAAGCTTGTGCAAACCGGTGGTAATGTATTGCTGCTTGATGAGCCAACCAATGATTTAGATGTTGAAACTTTGCGTGCACTTGAAGAAGCGTTATTAGAGTTTCCAGGCTGTGCCATGGTTATTTCTCATGATCGCTGGTTCCTTGACCGTATCGCTACTCATATTTTGGATTACCGTGATGAAGGCCAAATCAACTTCTATGAAGGTAACTATACCGACTACGAAGAATGGTTGAAGAAAACTTATGGTCCAGCAGCCGCTGAACCACATAGAATCAAATATAAAAAAATAGGTTAA